The Vibrio tarriae genome includes a window with the following:
- the fliH gene encoding flagellar assembly protein FliH, whose translation MSGERKRGFIRPGTDDATVTPQRWGLPDYGAESNKAAKQTAFNYDPGWVPSFDEPEQEVEHEFSEEEIALIRSAAQQEGFEQGQTEGYQQGFEQGKTEGFQAGHQEGQTQGYQDGVAEGQALIQEQVKVFMALANQFAQPLDLLNAQVEKQLVDMVLALTKEVVHVEVQTNPQVILDTVKASVEALPIAGHAITLKLNPEDVEIIRQAYGEQEIQTRNWTLLSEPALSRGDVQIEAGESSVSYRMEDRIRSVLKSFCGINRHHPGE comes from the coding sequence ATGTCTGGTGAAAGAAAGCGTGGTTTTATTCGTCCGGGTACAGATGATGCGACAGTCACACCTCAACGTTGGGGGCTGCCGGATTACGGTGCGGAGAGTAACAAAGCGGCCAAACAGACCGCCTTTAATTACGATCCGGGCTGGGTCCCTAGCTTTGACGAGCCTGAACAGGAAGTCGAACACGAATTCAGTGAAGAAGAAATCGCGCTGATCCGCTCCGCTGCTCAACAAGAGGGTTTTGAGCAAGGTCAAACGGAAGGCTATCAGCAAGGCTTTGAGCAAGGCAAAACCGAAGGTTTTCAAGCGGGCCATCAAGAAGGGCAGACGCAAGGCTACCAAGACGGTGTTGCTGAAGGGCAAGCCTTAATTCAAGAACAAGTCAAAGTCTTTATGGCGCTGGCGAACCAGTTTGCTCAGCCCCTTGATCTGCTCAATGCTCAGGTCGAAAAGCAACTGGTGGACATGGTACTCGCGTTGACCAAAGAAGTGGTGCACGTTGAAGTGCAAACCAATCCACAAGTGATCCTCGATACCGTCAAAGCCTCAGTCGAAGCGCTGCCGATTGCAGGGCATGCAATTACTCTCAAACTCAATCCAGAAGATGTAGAGATCATCCGCCAAGCGTATGGTGAGCAAGAAATACAAACCCGCAACTGGACTTTGCTCAGCGAACCGGCGTTAAGCCGTGGTGATGTACAGATTGAAGCGGGCGAGTCAAGCGTCAGCTATCGAATGGAAGATAGGATTCGTAGCGTGCTGAAAAGCTTCTGCGGTATCAACCGTCACCATCCGGGAGAGTAG
- the fliI gene encoding flagellar protein export ATPase FliI → MLALADRLAQYKVEGHTTRPMASGKLVRVVGLTLEATGCKAPVGSLCKVETMNGEMEAEVVGFSGDNLFLMPSEQIIGVIPGAKVTPITTESGLPVGMELLGRVIDGVGNPLDGLGPIYTDQRASLNAIPINPLARKPINEPLDVGIKAINGLLTVGKGQRIGLFAGSGVGKSVTLGMMTRGTTAQVVVVGLIGERGREVKEFIEEILGVDGRQRSVVVAAPADSSPLMRLKGCQTALTIAEYFRDQGLDVLLLMDSLTRFAQAQREIALSVGEPPATKGYPPSVFAKLPALVERAGNGGPHQGSITAFFTVLTEGDDLQDPIADASRAILDGHIVLSREMADAGHYPAIDVEKSVSRVMPQITTDEHLLMSKAVRQILSVCRKNQDLVSIGAYKPGTDKAIDAAFTLKPKLDQYLQQAMKETVPYDMCVNMLRHVLSS, encoded by the coding sequence ATGTTAGCGTTAGCGGATCGCCTTGCCCAATACAAAGTCGAAGGACACACCACCAGACCCATGGCTTCGGGCAAGTTAGTGCGTGTTGTGGGTTTGACGCTGGAAGCCACAGGTTGCAAAGCGCCCGTCGGAAGTCTGTGTAAAGTCGAAACCATGAACGGCGAGATGGAAGCAGAAGTGGTGGGGTTTTCTGGCGATAACCTTTTTTTGATGCCTAGCGAGCAGATCATCGGTGTCATCCCCGGAGCTAAAGTCACCCCAATTACCACTGAATCTGGTTTGCCTGTAGGCATGGAACTGCTAGGGCGCGTGATTGATGGTGTGGGTAATCCTCTCGATGGTTTAGGCCCGATTTATACCGATCAACGCGCTTCACTCAATGCCATACCGATTAACCCACTGGCACGTAAACCGATCAACGAACCTTTGGATGTGGGCATCAAGGCGATTAACGGTTTACTGACGGTGGGTAAAGGACAACGGATTGGCTTGTTTGCGGGGTCCGGTGTCGGTAAATCGGTCACCCTCGGCATGATGACCCGAGGCACCACAGCGCAAGTTGTAGTGGTGGGGTTGATTGGTGAGCGGGGACGCGAAGTAAAAGAATTTATCGAAGAGATCCTCGGGGTGGATGGTCGCCAGCGTTCCGTAGTGGTCGCCGCTCCTGCTGACTCCTCGCCGCTGATGCGTTTAAAAGGGTGTCAAACGGCCCTGACTATCGCCGAGTATTTTCGCGATCAAGGTTTGGATGTGCTGTTGTTGATGGATTCACTTACACGTTTTGCTCAAGCGCAGCGTGAGATTGCTCTGTCCGTCGGAGAGCCCCCCGCGACCAAAGGTTATCCACCATCGGTGTTTGCCAAACTGCCGGCGCTGGTTGAGCGCGCTGGCAATGGCGGTCCGCACCAAGGTTCGATCACCGCATTTTTCACCGTATTGACCGAAGGGGATGACTTACAAGACCCGATTGCTGACGCCTCGCGCGCGATTTTGGATGGTCATATCGTGTTATCGCGGGAAATGGCCGATGCGGGACACTATCCGGCGATTGATGTCGAAAAATCGGTGAGCCGAGTGATGCCACAAATCACCACGGATGAACATTTGCTGATGTCGAAAGCGGTTCGGCAAATCCTTTCTGTGTGCCGTAAGAATCAAGACTTAGTCTCGATTGGCGCATACAAACCAGGTACCGATAAAGCGATTGATGCGGCTTTCACCCTCAAACCGAAATTGGATCAGTACTTGCAGCAAGCGATGAAAGAAACCGTGCCTTATGACATGTGCGTCAACATGCTGCGCCATGTACTCAGCTCGTAA
- the fliJ gene encoding flagellar export protein FliJ, whose amino-acid sequence MDNALDFLLEQAQEGEDKAVLALSKARSELDSYYHQLRQIEQYRLEYCQQLVERGKSGLTASQYGHLNRFLTQLDETLAKQKSAEQHFRLQVENCEQHWMNMRQKRKSYQWLMEKKQTERQLLQEKREQKQMDEFSTLMFNRRRISS is encoded by the coding sequence ATGGATAACGCGTTAGATTTCTTGCTCGAACAAGCTCAGGAAGGGGAAGACAAAGCCGTGTTGGCGCTCAGCAAAGCACGTAGCGAGCTGGATAGTTACTATCATCAACTGCGTCAAATTGAACAGTACCGCTTAGAGTATTGTCAGCAGTTGGTGGAGCGCGGCAAATCTGGGTTAACTGCTAGCCAATATGGCCACCTTAACCGATTTCTTACTCAGCTTGATGAAACCTTAGCCAAGCAAAAAAGCGCTGAGCAGCATTTTCGTCTGCAAGTCGAAAACTGCGAGCAGCACTGGATGAACATGCGGCAAAAACGTAAATCCTATCAATGGCTGATGGAGAAAAAACAAACCGAACGTCAGTTATTACAAGAAAAACGCGAGCAGAAGCAGATGGATGAATTTTCGACCCTGATGTTCAATCGCCGTCGTATCTCCTCATAA
- a CDS encoding PTS glucose transporter subunit IIABC: MTRADQLISNRFGLTPICENLARSKPSESFIATKKEKVAPRHEV; encoded by the coding sequence ATGACCCGCGCAGATCAACTCATCAGTAACAGGTTTGGGTTAACGCCTATTTGCGAAAATCTAGCAAGAAGCAAGCCAAGTGAAAGTTTTATTGCGACAAAGAAGGAGAAGGTAGCGCCGCGACATGAGGTTTAA
- the fliL gene encoding flagellar basal body-associated protein FliL, producing the protein MAEEDLGTEAPKGKKKLLIIIIAAVVLLAGGGGAAFFMMGSGGDEAAANAEQKAEQVAAPTDPVSYVNIAQPFVFNVTGDSKDRMVQIKVQLMVRGSENENLARYHSPLVESSLLATFASATVEQLRTPNGRIELRDKATEDIKAALNQAVGKTVIEKVLFTDFVMQ; encoded by the coding sequence ATGGCCGAAGAAGATCTAGGAACTGAAGCCCCCAAAGGGAAAAAGAAACTGTTGATCATTATTATCGCTGCCGTGGTATTACTGGCAGGCGGTGGTGGTGCTGCATTTTTCATGATGGGCTCAGGTGGCGACGAAGCTGCTGCAAACGCGGAGCAGAAAGCCGAACAGGTCGCCGCTCCCACCGATCCGGTTTCTTACGTCAATATTGCTCAGCCGTTTGTGTTTAATGTAACGGGTGATTCGAAAGACCGCATGGTACAAATAAAAGTGCAATTGATGGTGCGTGGCAGCGAAAACGAGAACCTGGCACGTTACCACTCACCTTTAGTGGAAAGCTCGCTGCTGGCGACCTTTGCCTCAGCGACGGTAGAGCAGCTACGCACACCCAATGGCCGCATTGAACTGCGTGATAAAGCCACCGAAGACATCAAAGCCGCACTCAACCAAGCGGTGGGCAAAACCGTTATTGAAAAAGTGCTGTTTACCGACTTTGTAATGCAATAG